From the Leptospira andrefontaineae genome, the window AACAAAAGAAAAAATTCACATTCAAAAATAGAGAATCCGAGCTAGGCGGAGATATTTGTATTAGCGGAAATTTACTGTTCGGTTCCGAAAAGGAAAAATGGACCTTCTTCTTAAATGGAGATGCAATGGGAAAATCTCTCCAAGGTGCAGGAGGAGCAATTGTACTTGGAACCGCGGTAAACAATATCCTTTCTCGCTCCGCAAGCCATGGTAAGACAATCGATATCAATCCGGAAGCTTGGATGCTCCAAACTCATAGAGAACTGGACGAAATTTTTAGGACATTCGATGGAACCATGATGGCTTCTGCAATCTTTGGACTCATCCATGATAAAACCGGAAAGATATTCATACTGAACGCGGAACATCCTTGGCCGGTATTGTTTAGAGACGATAGATCTTCTTTCTTGTCTCCAGAACTTTCCTCATGGAAATTAGGTTCTCCATTCGGTGCGAATATTAAAATTCATGAATCTTATCTACAACCAGGAGATGTTCTGTTTTTAGGTTCGGACGGAAGAGATGATATTAATATCAGCTCTGACGGGATCAATTGGAAGATGAACGAGGACGAGAACTTATTCGTTCGTATCGTAGAAGATTCCAAAGGGGATCTGGACACAATCGCAGGAAAACTTCATGGAGTAGGTGCAATTGCCGACGATCTTTCCCTCATCCGAATCGGCTATAAAGAACTGATAGATCCGGAACATCCTAAGTATAACGATGCAGTAGCAAAGTACAACCAAGCGAAACAACATATAGCGAAAAAAGAAGTACCGATAGCTCTAGAGCTTCTAGAATTATCCTGGAACTTGGCTCCAAATTTTAAAGAATCTGCAAGATTGATCGGACAGATCTATTACGACAAAAAAGAATTCTCCAAAGCCTCAAAATGGTTAGAACGTTATTTGAACTTGGACCCTGAGTCCCATAATATCTGGTTTTTATTGTCCCTATGTTATAAACATATGAAGGAATTCCAACGTGCAGCAGACGCGGCAGAGAAGGTCCGGAATACCCAACCTCATCGTCTAGCGAACCTGATCAATCTTTCAGACAATTATAGACTTCTGAATAAATTCAAAGACGCAAGATCCATACTGGAAAAAGCAAAAGAATTAGATGGAGAAAGTGCGTTAGTAGGCAAACTGGACGAGTTTTTGAAATCGAAAGGTTTCTGAAACTTTATAAAAATTTCTTTTCCAACTCTTTCAGCAACTTTTCAAAAAACTTCTTATTAACATTAAGGCTGCAGCGTATATACGTATACGGAACCTCGACCGGGAGCAGATTGATCATTCCCAGCTCCTGCACCATTAATAATTCCTGTGTAACTACTTGGCTCTCCCGGAGCCCCCACATATAGTCGATTCGAATTAAAGAAAATTGATCTACCAAATAAGCCGATTGGAGCTGGATTTATCGGTTTTATATATGCTTCCTCTGCCCATCCAATTCCAGAATTAAATCGATATAATTGAACCGCTCCCGAAGTCGGAGAAGCTATTCCATTTCCGTAATTCTTTCCGTATTTAATTACATTATTATTTGAACTATCACCCTCAAAACCTACTGCCAATAAATTTCCTTGTAATGACAAGGAACTTGCAAAAGTAGTATCGACAATCTGTCTCGGGTGTCTAATAAAAGATTCGTAATTCCAAGTAGTTCCGCTTCTTACATATGTCACTACTGCTCCAGCAGAGTTAGAAAGCGAGTTCGGAATCACTGTTGTGCTATTTAAAATTCCATAATATAAATTATTAATATCATTCACTAAAGCAACAGCCACTCTATTTCCATCAAAATCAATTGGATTAATTCCTGAAATTGTAGTCGCCAGAGAAATAATTGCCTCTTGTGTCCAAACACCGGAGTCATTTCTATAAATATACAAATGATTTGCATTATCCGTAACAGCAAGTCGATTTCCAGCCGCTTTTACAAAGAAGCCAAGTCCAACCAGACTTGTTTTAAAATAGGTATCAAATCTCCACAAAGATCCATCTTTCACAAAAGAATAGACCGCGCCTTTATCAGTAGCGATAGTATCATTAGCGGCGTAAGTACCAGTACTAATCGTAGTCTGATTCCCACGTTCAAAAGGAGCCCCAACGAAAACAGAGCCATTTTCAATGTCAATAGTAGCCCCAAATCTATCCCCTCTACTCAAAGATTGAGTCGCGTTAGGTGCCTTAAGATACGCTTCTTGTTCCCAACCTGTTGATTTTCTGCGATAAAGATATACTGAACCTTCGCCGATTATAGAAAATTCTTTTGTTCTTGGAGGATCGGTAATACAGATTTCCCAGGGAATTCCGTTACCATCCATCCAAATACCACATCTTACTTGTCCCGGAACGGTTGTAGTATACGTTGTACTTTGGGCAGGAGCGTTTGTAGTTCCATTCGTAATTGTAGTTTGACGAGTAGTGTCCCATTCATTTCCTACCGCCAAAAGATCACCTTCTAAAGCAATAACTTGGCCGAATAATTGTCCGGCGATCGCATTAGAAGGTTTAATATATGCATCTTGGATCCAATTTCCGGAAGAAGTTTTACGATAGATGAATACTGCACCGGAGTCCGTAGAAGAAGTATTTGCATTTGAAAATGTTGCATTTGTAATCGTAGTCTGATTGGCGTCATCTCCAGGTGATCCTACTGCTAAGTAATCCCCATCCGCTGCAACTGCAGATCCAAACAAACCGTTATTTTCAAAAATATCCCGCTTAATGTATGCTTCTTGAAAGATATTTGTATGAACATTTACAGTCCAGGTCCTAGAAACTGTTTTGTTTGTTGGATAACAACTGCCTTGATGATCCGTAAAGGAGAAGTTAATCTGGTAAGTGCCTACTAAATCAGGTGTGAAACTCGCAATGGTTGTGTTACTATTTGAAATATTTGCGTTAGTAAGCGTTGAACCGCTTGGAACCGAAATAAAACTCCAACTATATATGTAACTCCCCGTGTTTGCGCCACAAAAAACGCCATCTGGATCAGCAACTGAAGATTCATCTAAGATGACAGGAATATTTTTGGGAACATCCAAGCTAGTAGAATTTGAACCAAAGACAGGACTTAAATTTGTTGGGAAAGTTGTGACAATAGCAGTATTGGAAATACTTTTATTACCTGATGGGTCTATAGCTTCTATACAAAAATAATACACCGTATTCCCAGATAGGAAACCGATATTAAATATAAGGGGAGTTCCTGGAGCTGAAAGATTATTAAGATTACCAAGAATAGGACGGGCGGAACAATTTGATTGTCCAGAATCAGATACAGAAGCGCGAAATACATATTGCGTCGTCACAGGCCCAAAACTTCCACTATTCACAACCGCAGGCCAACTTAGCTGTATCGAAGAATCAGATAAAGTTGTGGCCGTTAAATTAGAGATCGTAGATGGAGATACTACATCTACCCAAGAAAACGGAATAATCAAAGTTACAGGAGTAGTATTGTCCCAAATAGTTCGAGAAACACTTCTGGAATCAATTCTTACACATAATGAAATACTTGTATTAGGCGTAAGGCCTAATACACTGAACCTTACATCTCCGGCAATTTGACCACTCGGTGCATTCGAAAATGATTTAGATATAATTGGTAATGGTGTCGCAAGATCACATTCTCGATCATTAGTAATTGGCGTTACGGACGGTGAATATCTTAGATCAACATTAGGAATTATTCCATATTCCAATACACTAAGAGGCATTCTCCAAGTAAATGCAGCTTCACGATTACTGACCCTGGTAATTAAGAATGTACTAAAATCGGTAGAAGAATGTAAAATTTCAGAGCCATAAACTGTCGGAGTAAAACTTGCTTCTGTAAGTGAATAATTTTGTTTCCATTTATACGATTTCGTTCCAGCCAATTGAGCTGTGAAAATAGATAAATCATCTTGCAGCTGAACAACTGAAAGACTCGAATCACTATCAGGATTAACTTCAATACCATCCGTACTAGTATTCCCGAAAGGAATTACTATTTGCCCACCTTTTTTAACAAGAGGTCCCCCAACAAAAGTTTTCGTAGACCCCAAGATTGGTTTGGCAGGAACTGCTCTTTCTACAATCAGATCGGTTAGATTCCCTGGTATATAGTTATCATTGCCATCACCTATTCCATCTAAATCGGTATCTGGAATTGATATAGCAGGACTAGATGAACTATTCGGATTGTATCCATTATTCACCTCCCATAAATCTACCCAAGCATCACCATCTTGATTTGGGTTAAAAGATGATAACGAAATTGAAGGATCACTCGTTGGATATACAAACGGAAGAGAATTTGGAACAGATGCTGAATTTTTCCAAGAATCTTCTGCGACTACTTGGAATCTAGGAA encodes:
- a CDS encoding PP2C family protein-serine/threonine phosphatase, producing MEEKKELITERIIASGPLTINRIRFGLAGLFLASLAASWTQSSAVQNAAYLIGTSSMLGYAFYNYYCNKKFGMIPSMVGKVSVIADITIICVVMFVASWTDRNMASGVIRQMVLYAINMIFIVYSVLLLSPTVAKLSGIVSVVGQGLVIINTIFRGVEFTEDELKVISPGYASISEQSLKLVFLAVVSYITRSVILIFRRIGAVEEEYASTLEQKVDERTIEVTKRMEEIQALKVQQDGDYYLTSLLSKPLMTNWNTSQDVSTIFYIEQKKKFTFKNRESELGGDICISGNLLFGSEKEKWTFFLNGDAMGKSLQGAGGAIVLGTAVNNILSRSASHGKTIDINPEAWMLQTHRELDEIFRTFDGTMMASAIFGLIHDKTGKIFILNAEHPWPVLFRDDRSSFLSPELSSWKLGSPFGANIKIHESYLQPGDVLFLGSDGRDDINISSDGINWKMNEDENLFVRIVEDSKGDLDTIAGKLHGVGAIADDLSLIRIGYKELIDPEHPKYNDAVAKYNQAKQHIAKKEVPIALELLELSWNLAPNFKESARLIGQIYYDKKEFSKASKWLERYLNLDPESHNIWFLLSLCYKHMKEFQRAADAAEKVRNTQPHRLANLINLSDNYRLLNKFKDARSILEKAKELDGESALVGKLDEFLKSKGF
- a CDS encoding FG-GAP repeat protein; this translates as MKIPNLAFLILCFVNCSWFGEGKRYNDNLLLLGLYKSGEDVPKSFFVGSGTIGPNGGSIISSDKKFQLFIPANALDKTIEFQINKFTNLNDDALPNSYFPSSEVYEITPSYNFKKAVNISIVMDSSKIANLGLSKNKSLGFSAISTNSSKESAIINGWVAGNSKVLNDRVVLTSQNFSYLAVGTPPPGNLAPIISGVTYYFQKGLQNVPNQIRAKVLDPEGDNFEVFILIGRQNTRMYAVPMNREGTTDFYSYTIPPDLYTAGPVTLNSLPRFQVVAEDSWKNSASVPNSLPFVYPTSDPSISLSSFNPNQDGDAWVDLWEVNNGYNPNSSSSPAISIPDTDLDGIGDGNDNYIPGNLTDLIVERAVPAKPILGSTKTFVGGPLVKKGGQIVIPFGNTSTDGIEVNPDSDSSLSVVQLQDDLSIFTAQLAGTKSYKWKQNYSLTEASFTPTVYGSEILHSSTDFSTFLITRVSNREAAFTWRMPLSVLEYGIIPNVDLRYSPSVTPITNDRECDLATPLPIISKSFSNAPSGQIAGDVRFSVLGLTPNTSISLCVRIDSRSVSRTIWDNTTPVTLIIPFSWVDVVSPSTISNLTATTLSDSSIQLSWPAVVNSGSFGPVTTQYVFRASVSDSGQSNCSARPILGNLNNLSAPGTPLIFNIGFLSGNTVYYFCIEAIDPSGNKSISNTAIVTTFPTNLSPVFGSNSTSLDVPKNIPVILDESSVADPDGVFCGANTGSYIYSWSFISVPSGSTLTNANISNSNTTIASFTPDLVGTYQINFSFTDHQGSCYPTNKTVSRTWTVNVHTNIFQEAYIKRDIFENNGLFGSAVAADGDYLAVGSPGDDANQTTITNATFSNANTSSTDSGAVFIYRKTSSGNWIQDAYIKPSNAIAGQLFGQVIALEGDLLAVGNEWDTTRQTTITNGTTNAPAQSTTYTTTVPGQVRCGIWMDGNGIPWEICITDPPRTKEFSIIGEGSVYLYRRKSTGWEQEAYLKAPNATQSLSRGDRFGATIDIENGSVFVGAPFERGNQTTISTGTYAANDTIATDKGAVYSFVKDGSLWRFDTYFKTSLVGLGFFVKAAGNRLAVTDNANHLYIYRNDSGVWTQEAIISLATTISGINPIDFDGNRVAVALVNDINNLYYGILNSTTVIPNSLSNSAGAVVTYVRSGTTWNYESFIRHPRQIVDTTFASSLSLQGNLLAVGFEGDSSNNNVIKYGKNYGNGIASPTSGAVQLYRFNSGIGWAEEAYIKPINPAPIGLFGRSIFFNSNRLYVGAPGEPSSYTGIINGAGAGNDQSAPGRGSVYVYTLQP